The genomic DNA CTCCTCTCCGAGGGCAGGTACGCCTTCTGGAAAAGCTGGGACGAGCTCCCGGAGATGCTCCCCCGGGCGCTGCGCACGCGTCCGGACTGGGGCGACTGAGGCGGTCCCTGGTAGGTGTCAGACGATTCTTTCCGAGGAGGTGCGTCCGCGCAGTACCCGGGCCGCATCATCGAAGACCTTGGCCAGGACGGGGTCCGCTGGCCGGTGCGCTTCGATGTGCGCTGCGTCCTCTGGGTGGCCCAGGTGTTTGAGCAGGACGGCGGCTTGAAGGGCGCACTTGAGCGCGGGGGTCGCCGCGACCAGCCTCCGGGCCATGTCACGTAACGTGGCGAGGGCTGCTTCCGGGAGCAGGGGAAGGAGATGCCCCGGATGCAACAGGAGCAGGGAGAACATGTCCGTGCAGTAGCCCGAGGCCGCGCCCTTGTACTTCACAGCCGTGTCGACCAGGGGCAGGGCCGAGGAAATAAACGCGGGCAGGGTGGGGACGAGCGCCTCGGGTATCTCCTCGGCGAGCACCGTGAGAACCTCGCCCTTGAGTTCAATGGGTACGGAGCCATCGGCGGCCCACGCCTGGAGTTCTTCCGGGGCCTTTTCCAGCAGCACGAGCAGTCCATGCAGGGAGGTGGGAGCTGGAAGTGCGAATTTCTCCAGGAGCTGTCGGAGGAAGGGAATCAGGTCCGAGTGTCGTTGGCGCCACAGCGCACGGGACACGTCATTCAAGTCGGCGGGCTCCGGCCCGTTCGCGGCGACCAGTCGCTCCATCCTGCGCAACA from Melittangium boletus DSM 14713 includes the following:
- a CDS encoding HEAT repeat domain-containing protein → MARKANATQWRNELIAAFSEGDEARTRAWVSQLGARKARPLLEAMLDDPDAAVRQAAAFGLGELGGTASARRLEHQLALEEARKDHDGASVAEAVTQALGRIQGANARSSLLRRMERLVAANGPEPADLNDVSRALWRQRHSDLIPFLRQLLEKFALPAPTSLHGLLVLLEKAPEELQAWAADGSVPIELKGEVLTVLAEEIPEALVPTLPAFISSALPLVDTAVKYKGAASGYCTDMFSLLLLHPGHLLPLLPEAALATLRDMARRLVAATPALKCALQAAVLLKHLGHPEDAAHIEAHRPADPVLAKVFDDAARVLRGRTSSERIV